The region GCGCCTCGTGGGCGAGCCCGAGCGGGCCGAGCAGCTCCCGGTAGCGCTGGGAGCGCTCCGGTCTTCCGTCCGTGGACTCGGAGAGCAGGGCCACCGCGCGGCGCTCCCGCGCCATCGCGCGCAGCTGCTCCAGGTCATACTCGAAGTACAGGCGCTCGAAGAAGAGGGCGGCCTCCTCCGCGCCGCCCATCTCCCCGGCGAGGGAGCGCGTGACCAGCCCGCTCGCCGGGTCTGCCGTGGAGGCGCAGTACGCGTCGAAGGGGACCGCGAGCTGCAGCCGCTCGACGACCCGCCCGAGCAGCTCCGGCCCGTCGAGCCCCGAGCAGCACAGCCGCTTCAGCTCCGAGAAGGCCCGTTCCTCCGCCAACGCCCTCATCACCGCTCACCCCCGATAGACGTTACGCCGTCATCATCGCACACCCCGCGGCGCGGGCGCATCCCCCAAACTGCGTATCTCCGGGACCAGAAAATGACGGGTTCGTGTCATACCGCCGCCGCACGAGGCGGCCTACAGTCGTCCCAGACGGATGGAAACCCAGGAAGGAGGATCATGCAGGCCAGGCAGGAGCGCGTTACGCACTCGCCGGAGGGTTCCGGCAAGACGGTGTGGGTGGCGGGGACCGACCTGGTCACCTTCAAGGCCGCCGGGGAGGACACGGACGGAGAGTACGCCCTCTTCGACTCGCTGGTGCTGCCCGGAGGCGGCCCGCCGCCGCACGTCCACACCCGGGAGGCCGAGAGCTTCTACGTGCTGGAGGGCCGCTTCGAGTTCCTGGCGGAGGACCGCTGGATAGAGGCCGCCCCCGGCTCCTTCGTCCACGTGCCCAGGGGCTGCCTGCACACGTTCAGGAACGCGGGCCAGGAGGTCGGGCGGCTCCTGACGCTCGTCGTCCCGGCGGGGCTCGACAGGTTCTTCGAGGAGGTCGGCGTGCCCGGCACGGACGTCTCCGACCCGCCCCCCTTCGGCCCGGCGGAGATAGAGAGGCTCCTGGCGACCGCCCCGAGGTACGGCATCGAGATACCGCCGCCCCCCGGAGAGTAGGGATGCGGAGGGCCGGAACTCATGGTTCCCGGCCCTCTTTTTCACCGACCCCCCTCTGCCGCGGACGCCGGCCCTCTCGAAGACGCCGCGCAGGCGGTCCTGGACGGTGTGCTGGGAGATGTACAGGGCGGCATCTGCCTGTTGGAGGCGCACGAGTGCTGCACGACCTCGCGCAGCGGGCGCTCGGCGGCCCGCGCGGCGCGCCTCACCTCCTGCGTCAGCCCGGCCGCCTTCCGCAGCCGCGTCCCGAAAGATGTGCCGGCCCCGCACCCAAACCCGAGCCTCTGTCCTGAGGCGGCCCGCTATGTGCCGCGCGCTACCGGATCCCGCAAGGTCCGGACGCCGCACCTCCCGTTCGGGCTCAGAGCAAGGGTTTGTCCGCATCCCGGCTATGGGACTCCGGGTCCCGGGAAGCCGCCTGCACCGCCTCGAGCATGACCTCCACCGCCTCTTCCCTGCTCAGGCCGCTCCCCCGCTCGAGCGAGCGCCAGGTGTGGAAGTCGAGCGCCAGGGCGAGCGCCGCGAGCAGACGCCTTCTCCGCCCGCCCCAGCCCTCGGCGAGCAGCTCGCGGACCCTCCCGAGGTAGGGCACCAGCGTGCCGTCGAGCACGGCGGCGAGCTCGGGCATCGCCTCCGCGTCGCGCAGGACGTTGGCCGTCATCGGCTCGGTGCGCTCGTAGTAGGCGTAGAGATCAGCCAAGGCCGCCCGCAGCCGCTCCCGCGGGTCTTGGATCTCCCTCCACCGCGCAGGGTCCGGCGGCGGGTGCCGCTCCGTCCAGCGCCGCGAGCACGCCCCAAGGAGGTCTGCCATGTCCGGAAAGTGGTTGTAGACCGTAAGCCTGTTCACCCCCGCCCGCTCGGCGATCTCCTTCACCGTCGTCCGCGCCGGCCCCCGCGCGCGGTGCAGCTCCACCGCGGCCTCCACGATCCGGCACCGCGTCTCGCGCCGGCGCTCCGCCCGCTTCTTCATCTCGTACCTGCGCCTCTTCGCCATTTCGCTAAACACTGTATCAAATGATATTGACGCGGGGATCGAACGGGTGTAAGGTGTTCGCAGTTATCTAAACACTATGTTTATCCAAATATGGAAAGGAGGGCGTTCATGGGGGAAGCGAGGAACCTGCGGGCGCGCATCGTGCTGTCGGGGGACGAGGGCGAGAGGGTAACCGTCGGCGGGCTTGGCGTACGGTTCATGATCGGGGCGAAGGAGAGCGGCGGCAACTTCGCGCTGGTCGAGCATCCGCTCGGGCCGCGGGCGCTCGGCGCTCCGGTGCACACCCACCGGTACGAGGACGAGTACACCTACGTGCTGGAGGGGGAGATCGGGGTGCAGGTCGGAGAGGAGGTGCGTGTTGCGCGGCCCGGGGATCTCGTCTTCAAGCCCAGGGGCGTGCCGCACGCCTTCTGGAACGCCAGGGACGGGCCTGCGCGGGCGCTGGAGATCATCTCCCCCGCCGGGTTCGAGCGCTACTTCGCGGAGGTGGCGCCGCTGCTCCCTCCCGCCCACGCCGGTCCTCCCGACGAGCGGGCGCTGGGCGAAACAATGGCCAGGTACGGGCTGGAGATGGATCTGGGTTCCATCCCCGTGCTAGCCGAGCGCCACGGCCTCGTGGTCGAAGGACCGCCGCCTCCCGGGCGTTAGCGGCCTGCCGCGGGGCTCGCAGGGCGCACGATCGCAGCCGTGCGGGCAGCGCCGCGGTGGTCTGGCTCGCTGCGGCTTCCCCCGGAACCCGATGCGCGGCATCGAGGACTGTATAAAAGCGCCCGCACAGACCTCACGTTCTGCAAGAGCGGCGGACGCCCCTTGAAGCTACGCCCTCTCCCCTGTCTCCAGGGTCCGGCCCTCACCGGCGAAGTGCTCTGAGATGTACTTCTCCCCCTCGTCACAGAAGAGGGTCACAATGCTCTTTAGCTCAGGATGCGCCTCCTTGAGCCTCCTCGCCGCAACTAGGTTCGCACCGCTCGAGGGACCGACAAAGAGCCCCCTCCGCCTCGCCAGCCACCTCATCGCTCCAAGCGCCTCCTCAGAGCCAACCGCATACACCTCATCTACACCCAGCCGCTCTGCGTGCCGCTCGTAGATGCCCGGCACAAACCCATCGGAGATGCCCTCTATCTTGTGGACGCCACTCTCCCCGCACAGAAGCGTGCACGACTCCTCAGGCTCCACCGCAATGAGCTTCGCCTCTGCGTTCTTCTCCCTGAAGGCCTGCCCCACCCCTATGAGCGTCCCTCCCGTGCCTACCCCCATCACCAGCGCGTCGGGTGCCCCAACCCCTCCCTCCTCCAGCTGCCCAAGGATCTCCTTCCCCAGCCACTCCCTGTTCTCCTCCACGTTCCACTCCGAGTCAAACTGCGCAGGACAGAAGTAGCCCTCTTTCTTGCCAAGCTCCCTCGCCCGCTTTAGCGCCTCCGTTACGTAGAACTCTCCAACGTGCTCTATGTGGGCGCCAAAGGCGCGGCTTATGGCAACCCGCTCGGTGCTCAGGCCTTCGGGCATGAGCACAACCATCCTGTAGCCCTTTATGGCCGCAACCATCGAGAAGGCGTTGCCGGTGTTGCCGCTTGTGGCCTCTACGATGGTGTGGCCGGGCAAAAGCAGCCCTTCTCTTTCGGCCTTCTCCACGATGTACTTGGCGATGCGCGCCTTTATGGAGCCTGAGGGGTTGAGGTACTCCAGCTTTGCGTAGATGCCCTCCTCTACCTCTATGAGCGGTGTGTCCCCTATGGCCTCCAGCACGCTCTCCGAGAGCCCCCGGTGGAGCAGGCTCTGTCCCTGCATCCAGACCACCTCCTATTCTGGGGTAACGTATGCCCCGGAGAGGCCGCCGTCAACCAGGAAGGTGGAGGCCGTCACGTAAGAGGACTCGTCGGAGGCCAGAAAGAGAGCAGCGTTGGCGATCTCGGCCGCCTTCGCGAAGCGGCCCATCGGAAGGTGCACGAGCCGCCGCTTGGCCTTCTCCGGATCCTTGGCGAAGAGTTCCTGCAAGAGGGGGGTGTCCACGGGCCCCGGACAGAGGGCGTTCACGCGCACCCCCTGGCGGGCGAACTGCACCCCGAGCTCGCGGCTCATCGCGAGCACGCCGCCCTTCGAGGCGGTGTAGGAGATCTGAGAGGTCGCTGCGCCCATCACCGCCACGAACGAGGCGGTGTTTATCACCGAGCCGCCCCCGTTCTCGAGGAGGTACGGGATACCGTACTTGCAGCAGAGGTAGACGGACTTGAGGTTGGCGTCCTGCACCCGCTGCCAGGCGTCGATGCTGGTCTCCAGTATGGACCCGTCCTCGGGAGGAGAGATGCCCGCGTTGTTGAAGAGCACGTCCAGACGACCGAAGTAATCTGCGGCCTCGCGGTACATCCGCTGCACGTCTTTGGGGTCCGTAACGTCCGCCCGCACGTACAGGCCGTCGACGGATGCGGCCACCTCCTTTCCGCCGCTCGGATCGAGATCCACCACGCACACCCCGGCGCCCTCCTCGGCGAACCTCCGGGCGCTCTCC is a window of Rubrobacter xylanophilus DSM 9941 DNA encoding:
- a CDS encoding cupin domain-containing protein — its product is MGEARNLRARIVLSGDEGERVTVGGLGVRFMIGAKESGGNFALVEHPLGPRALGAPVHTHRYEDEYTYVLEGEIGVQVGEEVRVARPGDLVFKPRGVPHAFWNARDGPARALEIISPAGFERYFAEVAPLLPPAHAGPPDERALGETMARYGLEMDLGSIPVLAERHGLVVEGPPPPGR
- a CDS encoding PLP-dependent cysteine synthase family protein; translation: MQGQSLLHRGLSESVLEAIGDTPLIEVEEGIYAKLEYLNPSGSIKARIAKYIVEKAEREGLLLPGHTIVEATSGNTGNAFSMVAAIKGYRMVVLMPEGLSTERVAISRAFGAHIEHVGEFYVTEALKRARELGKKEGYFCPAQFDSEWNVEENREWLGKEILGQLEEGGVGAPDALVMGVGTGGTLIGVGQAFREKNAEAKLIAVEPEESCTLLCGESGVHKIEGISDGFVPGIYERHAERLGVDEVYAVGSEEALGAMRWLARRRGLFVGPSSGANLVAARRLKEAHPELKSIVTLFCDEGEKYISEHFAGEGRTLETGERA
- a CDS encoding TetR/AcrR family transcriptional regulator, whose translation is MKKRAERRRETRCRIVEAAVELHRARGPARTTVKEIAERAGVNRLTVYNHFPDMADLLGACSRRWTERHPPPDPARWREIQDPRERLRAALADLYAYYERTEPMTANVLRDAEAMPELAAVLDGTLVPYLGRVRELLAEGWGGRRRRLLAALALALDFHTWRSLERGSGLSREEAVEVMLEAVQAASRDPESHSRDADKPLL
- a CDS encoding 3-oxoacyl-ACP reductase, whose product is MPGRLEGKVAVITGAASGIGRESARRFAEEGAGVCVVDLDPSGGKEVAASVDGLYVRADVTDPKDVQRMYREAADYFGRLDVLFNNAGISPPEDGSILETSIDAWQRVQDANLKSVYLCCKYGIPYLLENGGGSVINTASFVAVMGAATSQISYTASKGGVLAMSRELGVQFARQGVRVNALCPGPVDTPLLQELFAKDPEKAKRRLVHLPMGRFAKAAEIANAALFLASDESSYVTASTFLVDGGLSGAYVTPE
- a CDS encoding cupin domain-containing protein, whose translation is MQARQERVTHSPEGSGKTVWVAGTDLVTFKAAGEDTDGEYALFDSLVLPGGGPPPHVHTREAESFYVLEGRFEFLAEDRWIEAAPGSFVHVPRGCLHTFRNAGQEVGRLLTLVVPAGLDRFFEEVGVPGTDVSDPPPFGPAEIERLLATAPRYGIEIPPPPGE